In Methylococcus geothermalis, one genomic interval encodes:
- a CDS encoding UDP-glucose dehydrogenase family protein, translating to MKVTIFGSGYVGLVTGACLAEVGNDVVCIDIDAGKIQRLNQGEVPIYEPGLDTIIKRNMAAGRLQFTTDVDLGVSHGLFQFIAVGTPPDEDGSADLQYVLAVARSIGERMRDYRVIVNKSTVPVGTADKVRGAVGEVLARRGAAIEFDVVSNPEFLKEGAAIEDFMKPDRIVVGTDNPRTTELLRALYAPFNRSHDRMVCMDIRSAELTKYAANAMLATKISFMNELANLAERLGADIEKVRVGIGSDPRIGYHFIYPGCGYGGSCFPKDVKALERTARDVGYPAPLLQAVEAVNDRQKEKLFEKISAYFGGDLAGRTIAVWGLAFKPNTDDMREAPSRTLMEALWRAGAKVRAFDPVAREEAHRLYGERADLILCDSPESALQGADALAVVTEWNVFRSPDFDEIRHTLTRPAVFDGRNIYDPAHMKAQGFDYFAIGRGTA from the coding sequence ATGAAAGTCACCATCTTTGGTTCCGGCTATGTCGGCCTGGTCACCGGCGCCTGTCTGGCCGAGGTCGGCAACGACGTCGTCTGCATCGACATCGACGCGGGCAAGATCCAGCGTCTCAACCAGGGTGAGGTGCCGATCTACGAGCCGGGCCTCGACACCATCATCAAGCGCAACATGGCGGCCGGCCGCCTGCAGTTCACCACCGACGTCGACCTCGGCGTGAGCCATGGCCTGTTCCAGTTCATCGCCGTCGGCACCCCGCCTGACGAGGACGGCTCGGCCGATTTGCAGTACGTGCTGGCCGTGGCGCGCAGCATCGGCGAGCGGATGCGCGACTACCGGGTCATCGTCAACAAATCCACCGTGCCGGTGGGCACGGCGGACAAGGTGCGGGGAGCCGTGGGCGAGGTGCTGGCCCGGCGCGGGGCCGCCATCGAGTTCGACGTCGTCTCCAATCCGGAATTCCTCAAGGAGGGCGCGGCCATCGAGGATTTCATGAAGCCGGACCGGATCGTGGTCGGCACCGACAACCCGCGCACCACCGAACTGCTGCGCGCGCTCTACGCCCCGTTCAACCGCAGCCACGACCGCATGGTGTGCATGGACATCCGCTCCGCCGAGCTGACCAAGTACGCCGCCAATGCCATGCTGGCCACCAAGATCAGCTTCATGAACGAGCTGGCCAACCTCGCCGAGCGGCTCGGCGCCGACATCGAGAAGGTCCGCGTCGGCATCGGCTCCGATCCGCGCATCGGCTACCACTTCATCTATCCCGGCTGCGGTTACGGCGGTTCCTGCTTCCCCAAGGACGTCAAGGCGCTCGAGCGCACCGCCCGTGACGTCGGCTATCCCGCCCCCTTATTGCAGGCGGTGGAAGCGGTGAACGACCGCCAGAAGGAGAAGCTGTTCGAGAAGATCAGCGCCTATTTCGGCGGCGATCTGGCCGGCAGGACCATCGCCGTCTGGGGACTGGCCTTCAAGCCGAACACCGACGACATGCGCGAAGCGCCCAGCCGCACGCTGATGGAAGCCTTGTGGCGGGCGGGAGCGAAAGTACGCGCCTTCGACCCGGTGGCGAGGGAGGAGGCGCATCGCCTCTACGGCGAGCGGGCGGACCTGATCCTGTGCGATTCGCCGGAATCGGCCCTGCAGGGCGCCGATGCGCTGGCGGTGGTCACCGAATGGAACGTGTTCCGCAGCCCCGATTTCGACGAAATCAGGCACACCCTCACGCGTCCCGCGGTCTTCGACGGCCGCAACATCTACGATCCCGCGCACATGAAGGCGCAGGGCTTCGACTATTTCGCCATCGGGCGAGGCACGGCCTAG
- a CDS encoding histone deacetylase family protein, translating to MTTLYISHPVFLRHDTGPGHPEGSVRLAAIETALAAPEFQGLRRLQAPRAEISRLELVHAKGHIERVFAAIPQTGHHFVDADTVVSPESGEAALHAVGAVCLAVDQVMGKQARNAFCAVRPPGHHAEPDAAMGFCLFNNVAIAAAHALANHGLQRVAIMDFDVHHGNGTQAAFRRNPAVLYVSTHQYPWYPGTGSAKETGVGNLVNIPLPAGTGSAAYRKAVTDTALPAIDRFRPELILVSAGFDAHRDDPLAGLALTEDDYAWITAELMKLADRHACGRVVSVLEGGYALEALGRSVAAHVRTLLLPSPGALAAAAA from the coding sequence ATGACGACGCTCTATATCAGCCATCCGGTCTTTCTCCGCCATGACACCGGCCCCGGCCATCCGGAAGGTTCGGTGCGCCTCGCCGCCATCGAGACCGCCCTGGCGGCGCCGGAATTCCAGGGCCTCCGGCGTCTGCAAGCACCGCGCGCCGAAATCTCCCGGCTCGAACTGGTCCATGCCAAGGGACACATCGAACGGGTGTTCGCCGCGATTCCGCAGACCGGCCATCACTTCGTCGATGCCGATACGGTGGTCTCGCCCGAATCCGGTGAGGCCGCCCTGCACGCGGTCGGCGCGGTGTGCCTGGCCGTGGATCAGGTGATGGGCAAGCAAGCGCGCAACGCCTTCTGCGCGGTGCGCCCGCCGGGACATCACGCGGAACCGGACGCGGCCATGGGCTTCTGCCTGTTCAACAACGTCGCCATCGCCGCCGCCCATGCCCTCGCCAACCACGGGCTGCAGCGCGTCGCCATCATGGATTTCGACGTGCATCACGGCAACGGCACCCAGGCCGCCTTCAGGCGCAACCCGGCGGTCCTGTATGTCTCGACCCACCAGTATCCCTGGTATCCGGGGACGGGCAGTGCCAAGGAAACCGGCGTCGGCAACCTGGTCAACATCCCCCTGCCCGCGGGCACGGGCTCCGCGGCCTACCGCAAGGCCGTCACGGACACCGCGCTGCCCGCCATCGACCGCTTCCGGCCCGAACTCATCCTGGTGTCGGCCGGCTTCGACGCCCACCGCGACGACCCGCTGGCCGGCCTCGCGCTCACCGAGGACGACTACGCCTGGATCACCGCGGAACTCATGAAGCTGGCGGACCGCCATGCCTGCGGGCGCGTCGTGTCGGTGCTCGAAGGCGGTTACGCCCTTGAGGCCCTGGGCCGCAGCGTCGCGGCCCATGTCCGGACACTGCTCCTGCCCAGCCCGGGCGCCCTCGCAGCGGCGGCAGCCTAG